The following proteins are co-located in the Castanea sativa cultivar Marrone di Chiusa Pesio chromosome 8, ASM4071231v1 genome:
- the LOC142605810 gene encoding uncharacterized protein LOC142605810 — protein sequence MTELKNWAWEGAAHPMEDFIRKIKTVKSVTLAKKIKTAEPVAPAKNVVSVPIKFISDSISIPVKFVCGNFPVESALVESVKSFESVENSLPFNMIFDSAYLLALNNEVPTVWNEQCPEAFEKIKSNLTKPPILVPQIPEKPLLLYLTSTDNAMGALLAQYLKETRKENAIYYISKKMLPYEEKMDPLKYLMEKPVQDGKTPKWVLLLSEFDIEYVTKKSLKGRAIADHLAHCSLEEAEEIEGDFPNEDIIGIEVESWKMFFDGATNQNGSGIRGLLISPKGTHIPFSGRLNFPGTNNAIEYKACIMGLQAALGLGVKELEKWASNFSKIQYQYVPRMQNQIADVLATMASMMDGPKEDEAKPIVLEWKEEPAYYMTIEEDKEKNGEGEWYSDILQYLKDGTYLPSIDKNDQLTIRRYRAPHENISDNGLQFKGETKKLLQQFNIQHHKSSPYHPQTNGAVKAADKNIGRILKKSTKNYKDWHLQLPYALWGYRTSIQSSTRATPYSLVYRMEAVIPIEMSVHSLRIVLESEIPEADWLQSRYDQLCMLDEKRFKTLYHIQGYQRRLRKAFDKKVRTRDLKLGDLVLKEIRAPVQDANGKFKQNWAGPYIIN from the exons ATGACCGAGTTGAAGAACTGGGCATGGGAGGGAGCCGCCCACCCCATGGAGGACTTTATAAGGAAGATCAAGACCGTCAAGTCAGTCACCCttgccaagaagatcaaaacCGCTGAGCCAGTCGCCCCTGCTAAGAATGTTGTTTCTGTCCCTATTAAGTTTATTTCTGATAGTATTTCTATTCCTGTTAAGTTTGTTTGTGGTAATTTTCCAGTTGAATCTGCTTTAGTTGAGTCTGTTAAATCTTTTGAGTCTGTTGAGAACTCTCTtccttttaatatgatttttgatTCTGCTTATTTGctggctttgaat AATGAGGTCCCTACAGTGTGGAATGAACAATGCCCAGAAGCCTTTGAGAAGATCAAGAGTAATCTGACGAAGCCACCAATACTTGTCCCACAAATACCTGAAAAGCCATTATTGTTGTATCTCACCTCTACAGATAACGCAATGGGGGCTTTACTTGCTCAATACCTCAAAGAGACTAGGAAAGAAAATGCAATTTACTACATCAGCAAGAAGATGTTGCCTTATGAAGAAAA GATGGATCCTTTGAAGTACTTAATGGAAAAACCCGTACAAGATGGGAAGACTCCTAAATGGGTTTTGCTTTTGTCAGAATTTGATATTGAGTATGTGACTAAAAAATCTTTGAAGGGGAGAGCAATTGCCGATCACTTAGCCCATTGTTCACTGGAAGAAGCTGAAGAGATCGAAGGAGACTTTCCAAATGAAGATATCATAGGGATTGAGGTAGAATCATGGAAGATGTTTTTTGATGGAGCAACAAATCAAAACGGAAGTGGAATTAGAGGTCTCTTAATTTCACCAAAAGGGACACACATTCCATTTTCTGGCAGACTTAACTTTCCCGGCACCAACAATGCTATAGAATATAAAGCTTGCATTATGGGCCTACAAGCTGCCTTAGGCCTAGGAGTGAAGGAGTTGGAA AAATGGGCATCAAATTTTAGCAAGATCCAATACCAGTATGTGCCAAGGATGCAGAATCAAATTGCAGATGTGTTGGCAACCATGGCATCTATGATGGATGggccaaaagaagatgaagccaAACCGATAGTGTTGGAATGGAAAGAAGAACCAGCCTACTACATGACAATAGAAGAAGATAAGGAAAAGAATGGAGAAGGTGAATGGTATTCAGACATCCTACAGTACCTCAAGGATGGGACATACCTGCCATCTATAGACAAGAATGACCAATTGACCATCCGAAG ATATAGGGCGCCACATGAGAATATCTCTGACAATGGGTTGCAATTTAAAGGAGAAACAAAGAAGCTACTTCAACAGTTCAACATTCAGCACCATAAATCTTCACCTTACCATCCTCAGACTAATGGAGCAGTTAAGGCTGCTGATAAAAATATAGGGCGAATCCTGAAGAAAAGCACAAAGAACTACAAGGATTGGCACCTACAATTGCCCTATGCACTCTGGGGGTATAGAACATCAATTCAGTCTTCCACGAGAGCCACTCCTTATTCATTGGTATATAGGATGGAAGCAGTCATTCCCATTGAAATGAGTGTCCATTCACTAAGGATAGTACTGGAAAGTGAAATCCCCGAAGCGGATTGGTTGCAAAGCAGATATGACCAATTATGCATGCTGGATGAGAAAAGATTCAAAACCTTGTACCACATTCAAGGATACCAAAGAAGACTTAGAAAAGCTTTTGATAAGAAAGTAAGAACTAGAGATTTGAAGTTGGGAGATTTAGTATTGAAAGAAATCCGAGCCCCAGTTCAAGATGCAAATGGGAAGTTCAAGCAAAATTGGGCAGGCCCATACATTATTAACTAG